In Raphanus sativus mitochondrion, complete genome, a single window of DNA contains:
- the atp9 gene encoding ATP synthase subunit 9: MLEGAKSIGAGAATIASAGAAVGIGNVFSSLIHSVARNPSLAKQSFGYAILGFALTEAIALFAPMMAFLILFVF, from the coding sequence ATGTTAGAAGGTGCAAAATCAATAGGTGCCGGAGCTGCTACAATTGCTTCAGCGGGAGCTGCTGTCGGTATTGGAAACGTCTTCAGTTCTTTGATCCATTCTGTGGCGCGAAATCCATCATTGGCTAAACAATCATTTGGTTATGCCATTTTGGGCTTTGCTCTAACCGAAGCTATTGCATTGTTTGCCCCAATGATGGCCTTTTTGATCTTATTCGTATTCTGA
- the rps7 gene encoding ribosomal protein small subunit 7 (start codon not determined), which translates to IGGLDGEQKLLIKKLVNFRMKEGKRTRVRAIVYQTFHRPARTERDVIKLMVDAVENIKPICEVAKVGVAGTIYDVPGIVARDRQQTLAIRWILEAAFKRRISYRISLEKCSFAEILDAYQKRGSARRKRENLHGLASTNRSFAHFRWW; encoded by the coding sequence ATAGGGGGCTTGGATGGTGAGCAAAAACTATTGATCAAGAAGTTGGTCAATTTTCGCATGAAAGAAGGTAAAAGAACGAGAGTTCGTGCTATTGTTTATCAAACTTTTCATCGCCCAGCTCGAACTGAACGCGATGTAATCAAACTTATGGTTGACGCCGTAGAGAATATAAAGCCCATATGCGAAGTAGCAAAAGTAGGAGTAGCGGGTACTATTTATGATGTCCCTGGGATTGTAGCCAGGGATCGTCAACAAACCTTAGCTATTCGTTGGATCCTTGAAGCAGCTTTCAAACGACGTATAAGCTACAGGATAAGCTTAGAGAAATGTTCATTTGCTGAGATACTGGATGCTTACCAAAAGAGGGGAAGTGCACGTAGGAAAAGGGAGAATCTTCATGGACTGGCTTCCACCAATCGAAGTTTCGCGCATTTCAGATGGTGGTAA
- the ccmB gene encoding cytochrome c biogenesis protein ccmB, giving the protein MRRLFLELYHKLIFPSTPITSFSPFLSYIVVTPLMLGFEKDFSCHSHLGPIRIPPLFPFPPAPFPRNEKEDGTLELYYLSTYCLPKILLLQLVGHRVIQISRVFCGFPMLQLSYQFGQSGMDRLNIPLGSLVLTLLCGIHSRSALGITSSSGWNSSQNPTTSPTLLPLTVSRTSIETEWFHVLSSIGYSSLFVSLFPISVSISLQD; this is encoded by the coding sequence ATGAGACGACTTTTTCTTGAACTATATCATAAACTGATCTTCCCCTCCACACCAATCACGAGTTTTTCTCCATTCCTCTCGTATATCGTCGTAACGCCCTTAATGCTAGGTTTTGAAAAAGACTTTTCATGTCATTCCCATTTAGGTCCGATTCGGATCCCTCCGTTGTTTCCTTTTCCTCCCGCACCTTTTCCTCGAAATGAGAAAGAAGATGGTACACTCGAATTGTATTATTTAAGTACTTATTGCTTGCCAAAGATCCTACTTCTACAATTGGTGGGTCACCGGGTTATTCAAATAAGTCGTGTTTTCTGTGGTTTTCCCATGTTACAACTTTCGTACCAATTCGGTCAATCCGGAATGGATCGGTTAAACATTCCATTAGGGAGCCTGGTCTTGACTCTTCTGTGTGGTATTCATTCTCGTTCGGCTCTTGGAATCACATCCAGCAGTGGTTGGAACAGCTCGCAAAATCCAACCACTTCACCTACTTTATTGCCCCTAACCGTTTCTCGTACCTCTATTGAAACAGAATGGTTTCATGTTCTTTCATCGATTGGTTATTCCTCTCTGTTCGTATCTCTTTTTCCAATTTCGGTCTCGATTAGTTTACAAGATTAA